CCGACCGTTCCCGTTCACCGGAAACTGAACAAGGTCGATCTCGGCACTACGGACAAACTGTGCGTCGCGGCTCTGGCGCTCGCACAGCACAATCGCGACGAACCGGCGCTTGTGGTGGAATTCGGCTCCGCGTTCACCGCACTAGTAGTCCTCAAAGACAAGCAAATCGTCGACGGGCTAGGCGGCACGTGCGGGGCACTGGGTGCCCGGAGCGGCGGCTCGTGGGACGGTGAGACCGCGTACCTGCTCTCGCCGCTTCAAAAAATTGACCTCTTCCACGGAGGGGTGGCGAACATCCCCGACCGCGAAACGGCACGCGCGGCGTTCCGCGAATCGTTCACCAAAGCCGTCTCTGGGCTACTCAACATCTACGGATTTCAGGACGTTTATTACGGCGGCAGTCTGCTCCGCAGCGATTCGGACCTCGTGCAACAAGCCCTCGGCGAACTGCCCTCGAGCTTTTATCGGCTGCACTACGCGGGCGACCTTCCCGGCGCATGGGTGAAGTACGCCGCACAAGGCGCAACGCTGATCGCCGAGGGGCTGTGTGGAGGTACGTTCGCTCCGCTGATTGAGTGGTTGAAGTTGCGCGAAGCGAGCGGGACGGTGTTGGATTGGCTCACGCACCCGCGTGCGGCAGAAGTGCGGAAGTGGTTTGCCTTGGGCGAACGACCGGAGTAAGCGAAGGAAGAGTTTTGACAGGATTAACAGGATCGACAGGATTCAAAACACATTGTGCGCGATTCCGGGGCAATCGGTCATCCCTACGGTGTCACAAATCGCTTTCATTATCTGATCCGCGTCATCTGTGTTTATCCGCGGCTCTTCCTTCTTCTAACACGCAGGCTATCTCGGCCCCGTTCCCTCGCGCTCAACAGGGTTGAGTGATTCTGATCCCGTAAATCCTGTCAAAACTCCTCTCCCGCACTCATCGCCCGCCCAGAGATTCATTCGCACGCTGTTCCACCACATCAACCAGCAGCGGGTGCCGGCCCAGTGGCTCCGCGAGCACGAAGCGCACGCCGGGGAAGCGCGCACTCAATGTGTCGCGTGCCTCGGTCAGGTCTTCGGCGACGTGGACGCCGGGGGAGAGAAAGTACGGCACGAGGATCACGTCCGTTGCGCCGGTCTCCACACACTGCGCACCACCGGCTTCGATGTTCGGTTCGGCCAGCTCCAGGTACGACACCCGGACGATCGGGTACCGCCCGCGCTCGCGCAGAGCGGACGCGACGAACTCCAGATCGGCGTTCGCCTCGGGCCGGCGGCTGCCGTGTGCGATGAGCAAAAGCGCAGTTGGCACGGAACTCTCCGGGGGGGTGGCGCAACATGTTCGCGCCGTATTTTTAGAGAAGCGGTTGGGACGAACGGGCTTTTCTATATTAGTCGCATGCTTGGAGCGCGCGTCGGCAACTGGTTCGTGGAAGAGGAGATCGGGCGCGGACCGCTCGGCGTGGTGTACCGCGCCCGAGGGTTCGACGAATCCGAGCGCGCCGCTGCGGTCAAAGTGTTCACCGAGGTCCGCGATCCGGCCGCGGTCCAGCGCCTGTCGGCGGAACTACTCCCGCTCCAGCGCCTCGACCACGCGAACATCGCCAAGACACTCGATTGTGGGACGCACGGCGGACTGGCGTTTGTCGCCACTGAGTTCGTGGACGGCACCGACTGCGCGAAGCGCCTCGAAGCCGGGCGCCTGCCGTGGCGCGAGGTACTCAGCATTGCGGTGCAGGCCGCCCGCGCTCTCAAACACGCACACAACCGGAATGTGCTTCACCGCGATCTCAAGCCCGCGCACTTCGTTCTTGCCTCCGACGGAACACTCAAGGTGCTGGCATTCGGCCTCGCGAAAGTGTTCCCGCCGCCACCCAACCACGCGCCCGCGATCGGATCGTCCGCGTACCTGCCGCCCGAAACCGCGAGCGGGAAGCCACTCACCCGGCGCAGCGATTTGTACTCGCTCGGTGGCGTTCTCTATACTCTCGTCACCGGTCGGCCGCCGTTCTCGGCCGGGTCCGTCGTCGAGTTGATGCACAAGCAGTGTTACACACTCCCCGAGCGCCCGGCGCTTCTGGTGAACGATCTGCCGCCCGAGATAGACGAGTTCATTTGCACGCTCCTCGACAAGAACCCGGCGCGCCGACCCGGTACCGCGGGCACACTGCTCGAGGAACTCGAACGAATTCGCGGTAAACTGGAACGCAAGGGCGAAAAGCTCACCTGGCCCACGAAGATCACGCCCGACACCGCAGAAATGGCAGCACTACCCGCGGCACTGGGGGGAGTTGGTGAAGGAAGCG
This region of Gemmata massiliana genomic DNA includes:
- a CDS encoding DUF1464 family protein, with amino-acid sequence MPRVAGCDPGTSSLDMLALEDGRVVAQVRIEPDELRADPTIPVQWLRAEGPFDLIAGPSGYGLPLVHAADCTDTQLDLMSLVRPDERGAGGVGGFSAMARALRDSGLPVVFLPGVIHLPTVPVHRKLNKVDLGTTDKLCVAALALAQHNRDEPALVVEFGSAFTALVVLKDKQIVDGLGGTCGALGARSGGSWDGETAYLLSPLQKIDLFHGGVANIPDRETARAAFRESFTKAVSGLLNIYGFQDVYYGGSLLRSDSDLVQQALGELPSSFYRLHYAGDLPGAWVKYAAQGATLIAEGLCGGTFAPLIEWLKLREASGTVLDWLTHPRAAEVRKWFALGERPE
- a CDS encoding sirohydrochlorin chelatase, which translates into the protein MPTALLLIAHGSRRPEANADLEFVASALRERGRYPIVRVSYLELAEPNIEAGGAQCVETGATDVILVPYFLSPGVHVAEDLTEARDTLSARFPGVRFVLAEPLGRHPLLVDVVEQRANESLGGR
- a CDS encoding serine/threonine-protein kinase is translated as MLGARVGNWFVEEEIGRGPLGVVYRARGFDESERAAAVKVFTEVRDPAAVQRLSAELLPLQRLDHANIAKTLDCGTHGGLAFVATEFVDGTDCAKRLEAGRLPWREVLSIAVQAARALKHAHNRNVLHRDLKPAHFVLASDGTLKVLAFGLAKVFPPPPNHAPAIGSSAYLPPETASGKPLTRRSDLYSLGGVLYTLVTGRPPFSAGSVVELMHKQCYTLPERPALLVNDLPPEIDEFICTLLDKNPARRPGTAGTLLEELERIRGKLERKGEKLTWPTKITPDTAEMAALPAALGGVGEGSEAPQESRPLFKRPAVVIPLFLLAVAALVLPFAWPSPSADELFTAARPLIESENPDDWDAAEKYLDPLARKYPDRYKDEVTDARRKLKDRRDLCHAISDGTRVDPRTDAARGYLRGLRYAQAGEVAQARAAWDGVVTAFGSVKSEERWVALSRAGVTFLTQPNNRPARQPLDRDPVRAALDRAKELDAQGRDADARAIRDALIALAEGDPVVRQMVDDSRKK